The Streptomyces sp. A2-16 sequence GACAATTGAAGGGGAAGCAGACCATCATGCGAAGGTCAGCGCTGGCCGCAGTGGCGGCCATCGGCAGTGCGAGCCTGTTGCTCTCGGCTTGCAGCAAGGCCGATGACAACGGTGGAGACGAAAGCAAGTCGGCAGGGGCCAACGCAGCGACCAAGGGTGTCGTCAACGCCTCCACCCAGAAGGGTGGGACGGTCACGTACGAGTACTCCGACGTCCCGGACTCCTTCGACCCCGGCAACACGTACTACGCCTACATGTACAACCTCAGCCGGCTGTACGCCCGCCCGCTGATGACCTTCGCGCCCGGTCCGGGCGAGGAGGGCAACAAGCTGGTCCCGGACCTCGCCGAGAGCGCCGGTGTGCCCAGCGACGGCGGCAAGACGTGGACGTACAAGATCCGTTCCGGCCTGAAGTACCAGGACGGCACCGCGATCACCTCGAAGGACGTCAAGTACGCCGTCGAGCGCTCGAACTTCGCGCGTGACGTGCTCTCCCTCGGCCCGAACTACTTCCAGCAGTTCCTCGTGGGCGGCAAGGACTACAAGGGCCCCTACAAGGACAAGAGCGCCGAGGGCCTGAAGTCCATCGAGACGCCGGACGACAACACGATCGTCTTCAAGCTCGACCGTGCCTTCCAGGAGTTCGACTACCTGGTGGCGACGCCGCAGACGGCTCCGGTGCCGCAGGCCAAGGACACCGGCGTCGACTACGTCAAGAGCATCGTCTCCTCGGGCTCGTACAAGTTCCAGAGCTACAAGGAGGGCCAGCAGGCCGTCCTCGTGCGCAACGAGAACTGGGACGCGAAGACGGACCCGCTGCGCAAGCAGTACCCGGACAAGATCGTCGTCAAGCTGAAGGTCAACGCCGAGACGATCGACCAGGACGTCCAGTCCGGTGACGCGATCGACCTCGGTGGTACCGGTGTCCAGGCCGCGACCCAGGCGAAGGTCGTCAACGACGCCAACCTGAAGGCCAACACGGACAACACCTACGGTGGCCGTCTGGTCTACATGGCGATCAACACCCAGGTCGCGCCGTTCGACAAGGTCGAGTGCCGCAAGGCCGTCGAGTACGCCATCGACAAGGTCTCCGTGCAGACCGCCGAGGGCGGCCCGATCCGCGGTGACATCGCCACGACCGTCCTGCCGCCGGACATCACCGGCTACCAGAAGGCGGACGTCTACGCGACCACCGGCAACAAGGGTGACGTCGCCAAGGCCAAGGAGCAGCTGAAGGCCTGCGGCAAGTCGAGCATCAGCACCAACCTCTCGGCCCGCAGCGACCGTCCGCAGGAGATCGACGCGGCCACCGCGATCATCGCCTCGCTGAAGAAGGTCGGCATCAACGCCAGCCTGAAGCAGTACCCGTCGGGCAAGTACTTCACCGACTACGCCGGTGTCCCGACCTTCGACAAGAAGCAGAACATCGGTCTGCACATGATGCAGTGGGGTGCCGACTGGCCCTCCGGCTACGGCTTCCTGCAGCAGATCCTGCACGGTGACGCGATCGGTGCCTCCGGCAACACCAACCTCTCGTACCTGAACGACAAGCAGATCAACGAGATGCTGGAGAAGGCCATCGCCACCGAGGACGACTCGGCGCGCAACGCCCTGTACGCCCAGATCGACAAGCGTGCGATGGACCTGGCGGCGCTCGTCCCGCTGACCTACTTCAAGGTCCTGCTGTACCGTCCGGCCGGCTTCACCAACCTGGTGTCCACGGCGGCCTTCAGCGGTCAGTACGACTACCTCAACATCGGCACGACCAAGAAGTAGCCCCGGAAGGCAGGTGAAGGCATTGGTGCCCGTGGGCTTCGCGGCCCACGGGCACCAGCGCCGGTCCCCGTGATCTCGTACATCCTCCGTCGGACGTTCGCGGCAGTGATCCTGCTGTTGGTCGTCACCGCGGTCACCTTCGCGATCTTCTTCCTGCTGCCACGGATGGCCGGCCAGACCGCCGACCAGCTCGCGCAGCAGTACCTGGGCAAGAGCCCGACGAAGGCGGACATCCTCGCGGTCAAGCAGAACCTGGGTCTGGACGACCCGCTGTACCTGCAGTACTGGCACTTCATCAAGGGTGTCGTGTCCGGGGCCACCTACAACCTGGGTCCCACGACCGCGCACTGCGACGCGCCGTGCTTCGGCTACTCCTTCAAGACCCACGAGGCGGTCTGGCCGCAGCTCACCTCGCGCATCCCGGTGACCGCGTCGCTGGCCCTCGGTGCCGCCGTGCTGTGGCTGGTCTCCGGTGTCGTGATCGGTGTGATCTCCGCGCTCAAGCCCGGCAGCTTCTTCGACCGCAGCTTCATGGGTGTCGCGCTCGCCGGTGTCTCGCTGCCCATGTTCTTCACGGGCAACCTGGCGCTGCTGCTCTTCACCTACCAGTGGCCGATCTTCGGCCGCACCTACGTGCCGTTCACGGAGAATCCGGCCCAGTGGGCCAACACGCTCTTCCCGGCCTGGTGCTCGCTCGCTCTGCTGTACTCCGCCATCTACGCCCGGCTGACCCGTTCGGGCATGCTGGAGACGATGAACGAGGACTTCATCCGCACGGCCCGCGCCAAGGGCCTGCGCGAGCGCAACGTGGTCGCCCGGCACGGCCTCAGGGCCGCCCTGACGCCGATCATCACCGTGTTCGGCATGGACCTGGGTCTGCTGCTCGGCGGTGCGGTGATCACCGAGACCGTCTTCTCGCTGCCCGGCATCGGCCAGTACGCGGTCCAGGGCATCACCGACAACGACCTGCCCCCGATCCTCGGCGTCACCCTGCTGGCCGCCATCTTCGTCGTAGTCGCAAATCTCCTGGTGGACCTGTTGTACGCCGCCGCCGACCCGCGGGTGAGGCTCTCGTGACCGAACTGTCCAAGACCGGTGCCGCGCTGGGCGAGCCCGCGCCCGGCAACGCTCCCGACGCCTTCCTCGCGGTCCGCGACCTCAAGGTGCACTTCCCGACCGACGACGGCCTGGTCAAGTCCGTCGACGGGCTCAGCTTCCAGGTGGAGAAGGGCAAGACCCTCTGCATCGTGGGCGAGTCGGGCTCCGGCAAGTCCGTCACCTCGCTGGCCATCATGGGCCTGCACCGGCTGGGCGCACGCGGCAAGAACGTCCAGATGTCCGGCGAGATCTGGCTGGACGGCAAGGAACTGATCTCCGCCGACCCGGACGAGGTGCGCCGGCTGCGCGGCCGCGAGATGGCGATGATCTTCCAGGACCCGCTGTCCGCGATGCACCCGTACTACACGATCGGCAACCAGATCGTGGAGGCGTACCGGGTCCACCACGACGTCAACAAGAAGACCGCGCGCAAGCGGGCGATCGAGATGCTCGACCGGGTCGGCATCCCCGAGCCCGGCAAGCGGATCGACAGCTACCCGCACGAGTTCTCCGGCGGTATGCGCCAGCGCGCGATGATCGCCATGGCGCTCGTCAACAACCCCGAGCTGCTCATCGCGGACGAGCCGACGACCGCCCTGGACGTCACCGTCCAGGCGCAGATCCTCGACCTCATCCGGGACCTGCAGAAGGAGTTCGGCTCCGCGGTCGTCCTCATCACCCACGACCTGGGTGTGGTCGCCGAGATCGCCGACGACGTCCTCGTGATGTACGGCGGCCGGTGCGTGGAGCGCGGCAGCGTCGACGACGTCTTCGAGCGCCCGCAGCACCCGTACACCTGGGGTCTGCTGGGCTCGATGCCGCGCATCGACCGGGAGACCTCCGAGCGGCTCATCCCCGTCAAGGGTCAGCCGCCGAGCCTCATCAACGTCCCCTCGGGCTGCGCCTTCCACCCCCGCTGCCCGTACGCGGACATCCCCAAGGGCGATGTCACCCGTACCGTGCGCCCGGAGCTCCAAGAGGTCGGCGCCGGGCACTTCTCCGCGTGCCACCTCTCGCTGGAGGACCGCACGCGGATCTGGACCGAAGAGATTGCGCCGAAGCTGTGAGTGAGACGAAGAAGGACGCGGACGTGACGACCGCCCCCGACGAGCGCGAGGTGCTGCTCAAGGTCGAGGGCCTCCAGAAGCACTTCCCGATCCGCAAGGGTGTCCTCCAGCGCCAGGTCGGCGCGGTCAAGGCGGTCGACGGCATCGACTTCGAGGTCCGCAAGGGCGAGACGCTCGGTGTGGTCGGCGAGTCGGGCTGCGGCAAGTCGACCATGGGCCGGGTCATCACCCGTCTCCAGGAGCCGACCGGCGGCTCGATCCACTTCGAGGGCCAGGACATCACGCGGCTGAAGCCGGCCGGGATGCGTCCGCTGCGGCGGGACATCCAGATGATCTTCCAGGACCCGTACGGCTCGCTGAACCCGCGCCACACCATCGGCGGAATCGTCTCGGCACCCTTCCGTCTCCAGGGCGTGGAGCCCGAGGGCGGGGTGAAGAAGGAGGTCCAGCGCCTCCTCGAGCTGGTGGGCCTGAGCCCCGAGCACTACAACCGCTACCCGCACGAGTTCTCCGGCGGCCAGCGCCAGCGCATCGGCATCGCCCGCGCGCTCGCCCTGAAGCCGAAGCTGGTGGTGGCGGACGAGCCGGTCTCGGCCCTCGACGTGTCGATCCAGGCGCA is a genomic window containing:
- a CDS encoding ABC transporter substrate-binding protein, which translates into the protein MRRSALAAVAAIGSASLLLSACSKADDNGGDESKSAGANAATKGVVNASTQKGGTVTYEYSDVPDSFDPGNTYYAYMYNLSRLYARPLMTFAPGPGEEGNKLVPDLAESAGVPSDGGKTWTYKIRSGLKYQDGTAITSKDVKYAVERSNFARDVLSLGPNYFQQFLVGGKDYKGPYKDKSAEGLKSIETPDDNTIVFKLDRAFQEFDYLVATPQTAPVPQAKDTGVDYVKSIVSSGSYKFQSYKEGQQAVLVRNENWDAKTDPLRKQYPDKIVVKLKVNAETIDQDVQSGDAIDLGGTGVQAATQAKVVNDANLKANTDNTYGGRLVYMAINTQVAPFDKVECRKAVEYAIDKVSVQTAEGGPIRGDIATTVLPPDITGYQKADVYATTGNKGDVAKAKEQLKACGKSSISTNLSARSDRPQEIDAATAIIASLKKVGINASLKQYPSGKYFTDYAGVPTFDKKQNIGLHMMQWGADWPSGYGFLQQILHGDAIGASGNTNLSYLNDKQINEMLEKAIATEDDSARNALYAQIDKRAMDLAALVPLTYFKVLLYRPAGFTNLVSTAAFSGQYDYLNIGTTKK
- a CDS encoding ABC transporter permease, whose translation is MISYILRRTFAAVILLLVVTAVTFAIFFLLPRMAGQTADQLAQQYLGKSPTKADILAVKQNLGLDDPLYLQYWHFIKGVVSGATYNLGPTTAHCDAPCFGYSFKTHEAVWPQLTSRIPVTASLALGAAVLWLVSGVVIGVISALKPGSFFDRSFMGVALAGVSLPMFFTGNLALLLFTYQWPIFGRTYVPFTENPAQWANTLFPAWCSLALLYSAIYARLTRSGMLETMNEDFIRTARAKGLRERNVVARHGLRAALTPIITVFGMDLGLLLGGAVITETVFSLPGIGQYAVQGITDNDLPPILGVTLLAAIFVVVANLLVDLLYAAADPRVRLS
- a CDS encoding ABC transporter ATP-binding protein — protein: MTELSKTGAALGEPAPGNAPDAFLAVRDLKVHFPTDDGLVKSVDGLSFQVEKGKTLCIVGESGSGKSVTSLAIMGLHRLGARGKNVQMSGEIWLDGKELISADPDEVRRLRGREMAMIFQDPLSAMHPYYTIGNQIVEAYRVHHDVNKKTARKRAIEMLDRVGIPEPGKRIDSYPHEFSGGMRQRAMIAMALVNNPELLIADEPTTALDVTVQAQILDLIRDLQKEFGSAVVLITHDLGVVAEIADDVLVMYGGRCVERGSVDDVFERPQHPYTWGLLGSMPRIDRETSERLIPVKGQPPSLINVPSGCAFHPRCPYADIPKGDVTRTVRPELQEVGAGHFSACHLSLEDRTRIWTEEIAPKL